The proteins below are encoded in one region of Hemiscyllium ocellatum isolate sHemOce1 chromosome 3, sHemOce1.pat.X.cur, whole genome shotgun sequence:
- the cpsf3 gene encoding cleavage and polyadenylation specificity factor subunit 3 isoform X1, with the protein MAAKRKAEIFVPAEESDQLLIRPLGAGQEVGRSCIIVEFKGRKIMLDCGIHPGLEGMDALPYIDLIDPAEIDLLLISHFHLDHCGALPWFLQKTSFKGRTFMTHATKAIYRWLLSDYVKVSNISADDMLYTESDLEESMDKIETINFHEVKEVAGIKFWCYHAGHVLGAAMFMIEIAGVKILYTGDFSRQEDRHLMAAEIPSVRPDILIIESTYGTHIHEKREEREARFCNTVHDIVNRGGRCLIPVFALGRAQELLLILDEYWQNHPELHDIPIYYASSLAKKCMAVYQTYVNAMNEKIRKQISINNPFVFKHISNLKSMDHFDDIGPSVVMASPGMMQSGLSRELFESWCTDKRNGVIIAGYCVEGTLAKHIMSEPEEVTTMSGQKLPLKMSVDYISFSAHTDYQQTSEFIRALKPPHVLLVHGEQNEMARLKAALIREYEDNDEVHIEVHNPRNTEAVTLYFRGEKLAKVMGSLADKKADQGQRISGILVKRNFNYHILIPSDLSNYTDLAMSTVTQTQAIQYSGSLMLLAQHLQIIADDVEEIEVQDKPALRIFKAITLVQEPGMIVLEWVANPLNDMYADAVMTVILEVQSNPKAQKVVQQNSSKKFDKEMYAKRLEIMLEDMFGQECVTKSKTGNTLSVTVDGKAANISLDTRVVVCEEGSVEDEPLREMVEVAVQRLYETMHPALF; encoded by the exons AGGAGCTGGACAAGAGGTGGGAAGATCATGCATCATTGTGGAATTCAAAGGAAGGAAAATCATG TTGGATTGTGGAATCCACCCTGGACTTGAGGGAATGGATGCACTTCCATACATTGATTTGATTGACCCTGCGGAGATAGATCTTCTCCTTATTAGTCA TTTCCATTTAGATCACTGTGGTGCACTTCCATGGTTCCTACAAAAGACCAGTTTTAAAGGCAGAACTTTTATGACACATGCAACAAAAGCTATATATCGCTGGCTACTGTCTGATTATGTCAAGGTCAG TAATATCTCAGCAGATGACATGTTGTACACTGAGTCAGACCTGGAAGAAAGTATGGACAAAATTGAGACCATCAACTTTCATGAAGTGAAGGAAGTGGCAGGTATCAAGTTCTGGTGTTATCACGCAGGTCACGTTCTGGGAGCTGCCATGTTTATGATTGAAATAGCTGGAGTGAAG ATTTTGTACACTGGTGATTTTTCACGACAAGAGGATCGACACTTAATGGCAGCAGAGATCCCCAGTGTTAGGCCTGATATTCTTATAATA GAATCCACATATGGCACTCACATCCATGAGAAACGCGAGGAGCGTGAGGCTCGATTCTGCAATACTGTACATGACATTGTAAATCGAGGAGGACGCTGTCTCATTCCTGTCTTTGCTCTAGGCCGTGCACAAGAACTACTGCTGATTTTAG ATGAATATTGGCAGAACCATCCAGAACTACATGACATTCCCATCTACTATGCCTCATCCCTGGCAAAAAAATGTATGGCTGTATACCAAACCTACGTTAACGCAATGAATGAGAAAATTCGCAAACAGATCAGTATTAACAACCCGTTTGTCTTCAAACACATCAGCAACTTAAAG agcatGGATCATTTTGATGATATTGGTCCGAGTGTGGTGATGGCTTCTCCAGGTATGATGCAGAGTGGTTTGTCCAGAGAACTGTTTGAAAGCTGGTGCACTGATAAGAGGAATGGAGTCATTATTGCAGGTTACTGTGTTGAAGGCACACTTGCAAAG CATATTATGTCAGAGCCTGAGGAGGTAACTACCATGTCtggacagaagttaccattgaAGATGTCAGTTGATTACATCTCATTCTCAGCACATACAGATTATCAACAGACTAGTGAATTTATCCGTGCATTGAAACCACCACATGTG TTGCTTGTCCATGGTGAACAGAACGAAATGGCCAGGCTGAAGGCAGCGCTTATCCGAGAATATGAAGACAACGATGAAGTTCATATTGAAGTTCACAACCCACGCAACACTGAAGCTGTGACATTATACTTCAGAGGCGAGAAGCTGGCCAAA GTGATGGGCTCCTTGGCAGATAAAAAGGCAGATCAAGGTCAAAGGATCTCAGGAATACTGGTGAAAAGAAACTTCAACTATCACATACTTATTCCATCTGACCTATCCA ATTATACTGATTTGGCAATGAGTACGGTGACGCAGACACAGGCCATTCAGTACTCAGGATCTTTAATGCTACTGGCACAACATCTTCAGATCATTGCGG ATGATGTGGAAGAAATCGAAGTTCAGGATAAGCCAGCACTGAGAATCTTCAAAGCTATCACATTGGTTCAAGAGCCAGGCATGATTGTGCTGGAG TGGGTGGCAAATCCATTAAATGATATGTATGCGGATGCAGTGATGACAGTGATTCTGGAAGTGCAGTCAAACCCGAAAGCACAGAAAG ttgttcagcaaaactcaagCAAAAAATTTGACAAGGAAATGTATGCAAAGAGATTGGAGATCATGCTCGA AGATATGTTTGGACAGGAATGTGTGACTAAATCTAAAACTGGCAATACGCTGTCTGTAACTGTTGATGGCAAAGCAGCGAATATTTCTCTGGATACACGG
- the cpsf3 gene encoding cleavage and polyadenylation specificity factor subunit 3 isoform X2, with the protein MQQKLYIAGYCLIMSRSGHVLGAAMFMIEIAGVKILYTGDFSRQEDRHLMAAEIPSVRPDILIIESTYGTHIHEKREEREARFCNTVHDIVNRGGRCLIPVFALGRAQELLLILDEYWQNHPELHDIPIYYASSLAKKCMAVYQTYVNAMNEKIRKQISINNPFVFKHISNLKSMDHFDDIGPSVVMASPGMMQSGLSRELFESWCTDKRNGVIIAGYCVEGTLAKHIMSEPEEVTTMSGQKLPLKMSVDYISFSAHTDYQQTSEFIRALKPPHVLLVHGEQNEMARLKAALIREYEDNDEVHIEVHNPRNTEAVTLYFRGEKLAKVMGSLADKKADQGQRISGILVKRNFNYHILIPSDLSNYTDLAMSTVTQTQAIQYSGSLMLLAQHLQIIADDVEEIEVQDKPALRIFKAITLVQEPGMIVLEWVANPLNDMYADAVMTVILEVQSNPKAQKVVQQNSSKKFDKEMYAKRLEIMLEDMFGQECVTKSKTGNTLSVTVDGKAANISLDTRVVVCEEGSVEDEPLREMVEVAVQRLYETMHPALF; encoded by the exons ATGCAACAAAAGCTATATATCGCTGGCTACTGTCTGATTATGTCAAGGTCAG GTCACGTTCTGGGAGCTGCCATGTTTATGATTGAAATAGCTGGAGTGAAG ATTTTGTACACTGGTGATTTTTCACGACAAGAGGATCGACACTTAATGGCAGCAGAGATCCCCAGTGTTAGGCCTGATATTCTTATAATA GAATCCACATATGGCACTCACATCCATGAGAAACGCGAGGAGCGTGAGGCTCGATTCTGCAATACTGTACATGACATTGTAAATCGAGGAGGACGCTGTCTCATTCCTGTCTTTGCTCTAGGCCGTGCACAAGAACTACTGCTGATTTTAG ATGAATATTGGCAGAACCATCCAGAACTACATGACATTCCCATCTACTATGCCTCATCCCTGGCAAAAAAATGTATGGCTGTATACCAAACCTACGTTAACGCAATGAATGAGAAAATTCGCAAACAGATCAGTATTAACAACCCGTTTGTCTTCAAACACATCAGCAACTTAAAG agcatGGATCATTTTGATGATATTGGTCCGAGTGTGGTGATGGCTTCTCCAGGTATGATGCAGAGTGGTTTGTCCAGAGAACTGTTTGAAAGCTGGTGCACTGATAAGAGGAATGGAGTCATTATTGCAGGTTACTGTGTTGAAGGCACACTTGCAAAG CATATTATGTCAGAGCCTGAGGAGGTAACTACCATGTCtggacagaagttaccattgaAGATGTCAGTTGATTACATCTCATTCTCAGCACATACAGATTATCAACAGACTAGTGAATTTATCCGTGCATTGAAACCACCACATGTG TTGCTTGTCCATGGTGAACAGAACGAAATGGCCAGGCTGAAGGCAGCGCTTATCCGAGAATATGAAGACAACGATGAAGTTCATATTGAAGTTCACAACCCACGCAACACTGAAGCTGTGACATTATACTTCAGAGGCGAGAAGCTGGCCAAA GTGATGGGCTCCTTGGCAGATAAAAAGGCAGATCAAGGTCAAAGGATCTCAGGAATACTGGTGAAAAGAAACTTCAACTATCACATACTTATTCCATCTGACCTATCCA ATTATACTGATTTGGCAATGAGTACGGTGACGCAGACACAGGCCATTCAGTACTCAGGATCTTTAATGCTACTGGCACAACATCTTCAGATCATTGCGG ATGATGTGGAAGAAATCGAAGTTCAGGATAAGCCAGCACTGAGAATCTTCAAAGCTATCACATTGGTTCAAGAGCCAGGCATGATTGTGCTGGAG TGGGTGGCAAATCCATTAAATGATATGTATGCGGATGCAGTGATGACAGTGATTCTGGAAGTGCAGTCAAACCCGAAAGCACAGAAAG ttgttcagcaaaactcaagCAAAAAATTTGACAAGGAAATGTATGCAAAGAGATTGGAGATCATGCTCGA AGATATGTTTGGACAGGAATGTGTGACTAAATCTAAAACTGGCAATACGCTGTCTGTAACTGTTGATGGCAAAGCAGCGAATATTTCTCTGGATACACGG